Proteins from a genomic interval of Phocoena phocoena chromosome 20, mPhoPho1.1, whole genome shotgun sequence:
- the SETD6 gene encoding N-lysine methyltransferase SETD6, whose protein sequence is MATQAKRRRVAGLAGSEDPAPVASFLSWCRRVGLELSPKVAVSRQGTVAGYGMVARESVQPGELLFAVPRAALLSQHTCSISGLLERERGALQSQSGWVPLLLALLHELQAPASPWSPYFALWPELGRLEHPMFWPEEERRRLLQGTGVPEAVEKDLASIRSEYYSIVLPFMEAHPDLFSPRVRSLELYRQLVALVMAYSFQEPLEEEDDEKEPNSPLMVPAADVLNHLANHNANLEYSPNCLRMVATQPIPKGHEIFNTYGQMANWQLIHMYGFTEPYPDNTDDTADIQMVTVREAALQGTKVEAERLLLYERWDFLCKLEMVGEEGAFVIGREEVLTEEELAMTLKVLCMPAEEFREFKDQDGWGDDKREEDSLTITNIPKLKASWRQLLRDSVLLTLQTYATDLKTEQDLLSSKEVYATLSWREQQALQVRYGQKMILHQLLELTN, encoded by the exons ATGGCGACCCAGGCGAAGCGCCGGCGG GTGGCAGGGCTTGCGGGCAGCGAGGACCCGGCCCCGGTGGCCAGCTTCCTGAGCTGGTGCCGGCGGGTAGGACTGGAGCTGAGTCCCAAG GTGGCGGTGAGCCGGCAGGGCACGGTGGCCGGCTACGGCATGGTGGCCCGGGAGAGCGTGCAGCCCGGGGAGCTGCTGTTCGCGGTGCCGCGGGCCGCACTCCTGTCGCAGCACACCTGCTCAATCAGCGGCCTGCTGGAGCGAG AGCGAGGCGCGCTGCAGAGCCAGTCGGGATGGGTGCCGCTGCTGCTGGCGCTGCTGCACGAGCTGCAGGCCCCGGCCTCGCCCTGGAGCCCCTACTTTGCGCTGTGGCCCGAGCTGGGCCGCTTGGAGCACCCCATGTTCTG GCCAGAGGAGGAGCGCCGGCGATTGCTGCAGGGCACCGGCGTACCCGAGGCTGTGGAGAAGGATTTGGCCAGCATCCGCAGCGAGTATTATTCCATCGTGCTGCCCTTCATGGAAGCCCACCCCGATCTTTTCAGCCCCAGGGTTCGCTCTCTGGAACTCTACCGCCAGCTCGTAGCTCTTGTGATGGCCTACAG CTTTCAGGAACCACTGGAGGAAGAGGATGATGAAAAGGAGCCAAACTCCCCTTTGATGGTGCCTGCTGCAGACGTACTAAACCACTTAGCCAATCACAATGCCAATCTAGAATACTCTCCA AATTGTCTTCGGATGGTGGCCACTCAGCCCATTCCTAAAGGCCATGAGATTTTCAACACTTATGGGCAAATGGCTAACTGGCAGTTGATTCACATGTATGGCTTTACTGAACCGTATCCTGACAACACGGATGACACGGCTGACATTCAGATGGTGACGGTTCGTGAAGCAGCGTTACAGG GAACAAAAGTTGAAGCTGAAAGGCTCCTACTGTATGAACGCTGGGATTTCTTATGCAAACTGGAGATGGTAGGGGAAGAGGGAGCCTTTGTGATTGGGCGGGAAGAAGTGCTGACAGAAGAGGAACTGGCCATGACACTCAAG GTACTGTGCATGCCTGCTGAGGAGTTCAGAGAATTTAAAGACCAGGATGGATGGGGAGATGATAAAAGGGAAGAGGACAGCCTGACAATCACAAATATCCCCAAACTCAAAGCATCATGGAGACAGCTTCTTCGGGACAGTGTTTTATTGACCCTGCAAACCTATGCCACAGACTTAAAAACTGAGCAAGATTTACTCAGTAGTAAGGAGGTCTACGCCACACTCAGCTGGAGGGAACAGCAAGCCTTACAGGTTCGTTATGGTCAGAAGATGATCTTACACCAATTGTTGGAACTGACTAACTAG